CGTTTGCTTAAGGCTAACACTTCCTCGAGGAGGTTCGATGCAGACGCCGTTCGACATGCGCGCCATTCAGCGCGGCGCGCGCCTCAAGCGCTCACCCTATTTCGAAGCGACTCAGGCGTGGGGTTGCCGCGGCTATACCGTCTACAACCACATGTTCCTGCCGATCGGCTACGACGACCTGGAGCAGGAGTACTGGCGCCTGTTACGCGACGTGACGGTGTGGGACGTGTCGGTCGAGCGCAACGTCGAGATCGGCGGTCCCGACGGCTTCCGCTTCATGAGCCTGCTCACGCCGCGCGATCTGTCGAAGTGCCCGGTGGGGCGCGGCCGTTACGTGCTGCTCACCGACGACGACGGCGGCATCGTCAACGATCCGGTGCTGCTGCGCATCGACGAGAACCGGTTCTGGCTCGCCGCCGCCGACAGCGACATCCTGCTGTGGGCCAAGGGTGTGGCGCGCAACAGCGGCATGGACGTCGAGATCCGCGAGCTCGACGTGGCGCCGATGCAGATCCAGGGACCGAAGTCGCGCGACCTCGTGCAGGGCCTCTTCGGCGAGCGCGTGGGCACGCTCGGCTATTACGAGTTCTTCGAAGCGCAGCTCGACGGCATTCCGCTGATCGTCACGCGCACCGGCTGGACCGGCGAGCTCGGCTACGAGCTCTACCTCCTCGACGTGACGCGCGGCGTCGACCTCTGGAACCGCATCATCGACGCGGGCACGTCCTACGGCATCGCTCCGACCGGCCCTTCGGACATCCGGCGCATCGAAGCGGGAATCTTCAACTACGGCGTCGACATGACGCTCGCCACCAATCCTTACGAGCTCGGCCTGGAGCGCCTCGTGCAGCTCGACAAGGCCGAGGACTTCATCGGCCGCGACGCGCTGCGACGCATCGCTGCGGAAGGCGTGGAGCGCAAGCTCGTGGGCGTCGACATCGCGGGACACCGGCTCGATCTCAACATGACGAAATGGCCGGTGCGCGCCGGCAACGTCCCGCTGGGCGAAGTGACCTCGGCGGTGTACTCGCCGCGGCTCGCGAAGAACATCGGCTACGCGATGCTGCCGATGAGCCACACCGCCATCGGCACGCAAGTGACGGTCGATACCGGTGACGGCGAGCGCCTCGCGACGGTGGTGCCGATGCCGTTCATCGATCCGGCGAAGACCATCGCGAAGAGCTGAACAGCTTAAAAGTCAAAAGCATGAACACGGAGGGCACGGAGGAACTCGGAGGGCACGGAGGAAAACGCCTCGTCGCGAACGCCTTGCTGTAGAGCATTCGAGACCGTCTGCTTTCCTCCGTGTCCTCCGTGAACCTTCGTGCCCTCCGTGTATAAGCTTTAAAGAACTTCTTCGAAAGTACGGTTGAGCTTGTCGATCAGCTCGAAGGCGTGTTTCTCCTCGAAGACGAACGGCGGCGCGATCATGACGTTGTCGCCGTTCTTGCCGTCGACGACCCCGCCCATGGGGTAGCAGATGAGGCCGTGCTCCATCGCCTTGACGCGGATGCGCTCGGAGAGCTGCGCTGACGCCGGGAAAGGCTCTTTGCTCCTGCGATCCTGCACCAGCTCCAGCGCGAGGAAGAGGCCCCGTCCGCGAATGTCGCCGACGTTGCGGTGGTTGCCGAAATGCTCCGACAGCGCGCTCTTGAGCATCCCGCCCATGCGGTTCACGTTCGACAACAGATCGCGCTCGCGCACTTCCTGCTGGACCGCGAGGGCCGCGGCGCACGCCATCGGGTGACCGGTAAACGTATGGCCGTGCATGACCACGTTGGAGCCCGCTTCGATCGCCCTGTGCACCTTGTCGGCGACGAGCAGCGCGCCCAGCGGCAGATAGCCCGCGGATAAACCTTTGGCGAGCGCGATGAAGTCCGGCGCAACGCCTTCCTGCTCGCACGCGTAGCGCGTGCCGGTGCGGCCCATGCCGCACATCACCTCGTCGAGGATGAGCAGCACGCCGTATCGATCGCAGATCTCGCGGATGCGCTTGAAATAACCCGGCACCGGCTCGACGCAGCCGAGGGTCGAGCCGACCACGGTCTCGGCGATGAACGCCGCGACCGAATCCGGACCCAGCTCGAGGATCTTCGCTTCGAGCTCGTCCGCGACGCGGCGGCCGTATTGCTCCGCGCTCTCGCCATCGCGCTGACCGCGATACGCATAGCACGGGGAGATGTGATGGGTCGCGGACAGGAGCAGCGGCTCGAACACCGCGCGCCGCCCGATGTTGCCGCCCGCCGAGAGCGCGCCCGACGTCGTGCCGTGATAGCTCTGCATGCGCCCGATCACGTGGCGCCGCTGCGGCTCGCCTTTCTCGATGTAGTACTGGCGCGCGAGCTTGAGCGCGGCTTCGACCGATTCGGAGCCACCGCAGGTGAACCACGCCTTGGTGAGGCCGCCAGGCGCGCCCGTCACCAGCTCCTCGGCGAGCTGCTCCATGGGCTCGTTGCTGAAGTAGCGGGTGTGCGAGAACGCGAGGCGATCGACCTGTGCGTGGATCGCCGCGCGCACGCGCTCGTTGCTGTGCCCCAGGCACGACACCGCGGCGCCGCCGGAGCCGTCCAGATAACGCCGGCCGCCAGCGTCGACGAGATAGACGCCGTCGCCCTCCACCGCCATGGGAAACTCGGCGTCGAGGCTGTGGCGGTAGAGGGCTTTGGTCATCAGTACGCTTTCGCGCCGCTCGCCTTGACCACCTTCTTCCACTTGTCCAGGTCGGCGACGAGGTACTTGCGGAATTCCTCGGTGGAATTGCCCACGCCCTCGGCGCCCTGGTTGAAGATGATCTTCTGGATCTCGGGCTCCTTGAGGATCTTCACCAGGGTGTCGTGGACCTTGGTCACCAGCGGCGCCGGAAGCTTGGGCGGCGCGAAGACGCCGTACCATCCCGCGACTTCGAAGCCGGGAATGCCGGATTCGGCGACGGTCGGCAGCTCGGGCAGACCGGGCGAGCGTTTGAGCGTCGTCACCGCGAGCGCGCGCAGGCGGCCTTGCCGATGCATCTGCGAGCCGGCGAGCAGCCCCATGAAGTTGAACTGGTACTCCTGTCCGAGCAGGCCGGTCAGCGCAGGGCCGGTGCCCTTGTAAGGGATGTGCGTCGCTTTCACGCCGGTCATCTGCTTGAACAGCTCGCCGGCGAGATGGCCGCCGCTGCCGATGCCCGCGGAGCCGAAGTTCAGATCGCCCTTGTAGTTCCTGGTCCAGTCGAGGAACTCCTTGAAGTTCTTCGGCGGGCTCGAAGGATGGATGACGAGGATCAGTCCTGCCGCCGTGAGCTGCGTGATCGGCGTGAAGTCGTTGATCGGGTGATACGGGAGCTTGGGCAGCAGCGCCGCGTTGATCGTGTGCTGGTGATACGGGAGGAACAGCGTGTAACCATCCGGCGCGGCCTGCGCGGTCAGCTCGGCGGCGAGAACGCCCGAGGCGCTCGCGCGGTTGTCGACGATGACCTGCTGCTTCCAGATCTCGGTCATCCGCGCGCTGAAGAGGCGCGCGAGCTGATCGGTGGTGCCGCCGGGCGCCGCAGGCGTGATGAATCGCACCGGGCGTGAAGGATAGTCGCCGGCGCCGCCTTTCGACTGGGCGAACGCGCCGCCCGACACGACGATCGCGGCGAGCGCGATCGTCAGGTTGCGTAACTTCATGAAATCTCCTCGATGATTGGACTCGCCCGCGAGCGCGGGCTGTTTCGTCTTTAACGTTTGAACTTGAAATTCGGAGCACGGCGGACCGCGCTCCCGCAACGGCGGTGGCTCGAAAGGATACAGCCATGCCGGGCGTTCGCCAAATCGCCTCCTCCCTCTTGTACGTTGCGCCGCACATCGAGATAATCGCGGCCCAGGGAGGACACCTCTATCGCGCCGCGCCGTATCCTGATCGTGCTGTTCGCTCTCGCGGTATCAAAGGCCGCCGGCGCCGCCGAGATCGTCGGCGAGGTGGTCTCGGTCGCCGACGGCGACACGCTCACCGTCCTCGATGGTTCCCGCGAAAAACATCGAATCCGACTGTCGGGCATCGATGCGCCCGAGAAGCGCCAGGCTTACGGCGAGCGCTCGAAGCAGCACCTCGCCACGCTGGTATTCCGCAAGACCGTGCGCGTGGTGTGGGACAAGAAGGACCGCTACGCGCGCATCCTGGGGCGCGTCTTCGCGGCGGAGTGCGAAGCTGCATGCCCCTACACGATCGATGTCGGACTCGAACAGATCAGGGCGGGCCTCGCATGGCACTACCGCCGTTACGCGAAGGAGCAGGCGCCGGCGCAGCGCGAGCGCTACGCCGACAGCGAGCGGCGGGCGCGCGAGCGCCGCGCGGGATTGTGGAGCGACGCGCATCCGGTCGCGCCGTGGGATTTCCGCCACTGAAGCGTCTGCTACCATCGCCTGAGAACGTCCGGAGGAGATCCCATGAGACTGAATCCGTGCTGCGCGGCGCTGTTCGCCGTGTGCGCCGTCGCGCCCGCGTTCGCTGCGCAGAGCGCAGCGGGCGACTATCCCGATCGCCCGATCCGCATCATCGTGCCGCTCGCGCCCGGCGGCGGCAGCGACTACACCGCGCGCTTCATCGGCACGCGCCTCGCGGAGCGCGTGGGACACCCGGTGGTGGTCGACAACCGTCCCGGGGCCTCGGGGATCGTCGGCACCGACCTCGTCGCGAAAGCGAGCCCCGACGGGTACACCCTGCTCCTCGCGTACTCCACCCACGCGCAGAGCGCGCAGCTCTTCAGCCATCTCCCGTACGACCCGATCAAGGACTTCGCGCCGGTGACGATCGTCATCAACACGCCGCTCACGCTGCAGCTCAACCCGTCGGTGCCCGCGAAGACGGTGAAGGAGTTCATCGCGTACGCCAGGCAGAACGAAGGCAAGCTCAACTACGGCTCGTCGGGGCCGGGCAGCTCGCCGCACCTCGCGACCGAGCTCTTCGACTCGATGGCGGGCATCAGGATGACGCACATTCCGTACAAAGGCGTCGGGCCGTACATCACCGCGCAGCTCCAGAACGAGATCCAGTTCTCGTTCGCCAACATGTTCACGACCATGCCGCACTGGAAGTCGGGCCGGCTGCGCCTCGTCGCGACGGGCGGCCTGAAACGCCTCGAAGCGATGCCCGATCTCCCGACGGTCGCCGAATCGGGTTTACCGGGATTCGAAGCGCTGACGTGGTACGGCTTCGTGGCACCGGCGAAGACGCCGCGGGCCATCGTCGCCAAGCTCCAGCAGGAGATCCGGGCGATCACCTTCCTGCCCGACGTGAAGAAGCAATTCGTCGATCAGGGCAACGAGCCGTTCGGCAGCACGCCGGAGGAATTCGCGAAAGTCATGCGCGCCGACGCGGATAAATGGGGCGCAATCGGTAAAAAGCTCGGCGTCAAGCTCGACTGATCCTCGCGCAAAGTGCATGATATTTGCTGCCAGTGTCTCCGACAGGAGGCTCCCATGAAATTCTTGCTCAAATCCATACTCGCAGCCGCGGTTCTGGCGGCCGGCGCCGCAGCAATCCCCGCATATGCCGGCAGCCACGTGCATTTCGGCGTCGGCTTCGGTTTCCCGGTCTACCCGGCGCCCTATTACTACCCGCCGCCCGCGTACTACTATCCGCCGCCGGTTTACGTGCAGCCTGCGCCCGCACCGGTGTACATCGAGCCGCCGCAAGCCGCGGCACCGCCCGCACCGGCCCCGCAGGCGCAGGCCGCGCCGCAGGGCGATCAATACTGGTATTACTGCCCGGATTCGAAGACCTACTATCCGTATGTGAAAAGCTGTTCGAGCGCGTGGCAGCGCGTTCGACCCCAACCCCCGGGAACCTGATGCAAGTCATACCGAGCGGCGCCGCGCTGGCGGCGGAAGTGCGCGGCGTCGATTTTTCGAAGCCGCTGTCGGACGAGGTGAAGGCAGGGCTGCGCCGCGCGTGGGCCGATCACCTCGTCCTGTTGTTTCGCGACCAGGCGATCGACGACGACCAGCTCATCGGCGCTTCGGGCGTGTTCGGACCGCCGCACGCGGCCGCGTCGCGCAAGTACCACCTCGACGTCGGCAAGAAGATCGACGACAAGCACATGATCTCGCGCCACCCCAGCGTGTCGATCATCTCCAACCTCGACGACACCGGGCGCCCGGTGCGCGACAACGGAGGGCTCGGCAGCTTCGAGGTGGTGTGGCACACCGACAACTCGTACGTCGAGGTGCCGCCCGCGGGCAGCATGCTCTATGCGCTCGAGATACCGCCGCCCGGATCCGGCGGAGACACCTCGTTCAGCAACCAGTATCTCGCCTACGAGGAGCTGCCTTCAGAGCTCAAGACAGCGATCGAAGGACGCTCGCAGGTCCACGATTCGAGCCGCAACAGCGCCGGGATACTCAGGCCCGGCGTGAAGCTGCCGACGAAGCCGGAAGAAGTCGAAGGCCCGGTGCATCCGCTGGTGCGCGTCCATCCGGTGACGGGCAAGCGCGCGCTGTACCTCGGACGCCGCCGCGACTGGCCTTCGAACTACATCGTGGGCATGCCCAACGACGAGAGCGAAGCCCTTCTGGATCGGCTGTGGGCGCACGCGACGCAGGAGAAATACGCCTGGACGCACTACTGGCGGGTCGGCGACATCGTGCTGTGGGACAACCGCTGCTGCATGCATTACCGGACCGAGATCGATCTCGCTCACCGGCGGGTCATGCACAGGACGACGATCAAGGGCGAGCCCTTGGTCGGGGTTTAAAACAAAAAGGGCTGCATCTCTGCAGCCCTTTTTCTTTTCGGTGCTCAGTAAACCGCGATAAGGAAGGGAGGTCTCGGAGGGAAACTTTGGTTTCCCTCCGAGACGTTCTCCGCCGCCGCTTGCGGCGAACCGGCCGCGGTCACGCGGCCGGTTTGCCGCCCTTGACCTGAGTGCGCAGCATGAACCTGCGCTCGTTCGCATCGAACGCCGTGCGCTTGTGCATGACGCAGCGGTTGTCCCACATCAGCAGGTCGCCCACGCTCCACTTCTGCCACCACGACTTGCTCTCGTCGGTGGCGTGCGCCCACAGCCGGTCGAGCAGCGCTTCGCTTTCCTCGAGCGTAAGCCCCAAGACGTAGCCGCGCGGGCGGCGACCGAGATACAACGCCTTGCGTCCGGTGATCGGATGCTTGATCACGATCGGGTGCAGCGCGCCCGGCGCTTCGCGCGGATCGGTCACCGGCTTGAAGCCCTTGCGCAGCTCGCCCGCGCTGTTGTGGCTGGCGTCGTGCTTGATCACTTTGCCCTCGATCGCCTTTTTCAGGTCTTCGGGCAACGTCTCGTACGCGTCGTACATGCTGAGGAAGCCGGTCTCGCCGCCTTCCCTGGTCACTTCGAGCCCGTAGAGGATCGCCGCCGAGGGCGTGACTTCGACGTACGACATGTCGGTGTGCCACACCGCTTCGCCGTAACCGAGGCTGCCGACGGGCTGTCCGTCCTGGAGGATGTTCGACATCACGGCGATCTTGGGATAACCCTCGATCCACGGCTTGCCCGAGATGTTGATCGGCGCGTTGTCGAGCTCGCCGAAGCGCGCGCTGAACGCCTGGAGGTCTTCCTTCGACAGGTTCTGCCCGCGGAAACGCAGCACGTTGTATTTCATCCACGCATCAAAGATCTGCTGGAACTCGGCGTCGCTGAGGTTCGCGAGGTCGACGCCTTCGATGTCCGCGCCGACCGGCTTGCCGGTGGGGACGACACGGACCTGGGATACGGTGCGCGGCTTCGCCGCGGTGGACGTGGCTGACATGTGGGCTCCTGAAAGGGAACGGCGATTGTAACAGGATTATTAATAATCTACAATCCTACCAAATCGATATAAATCCACGCCCCATGACCCCAGCAGCCGCCGACGCAGGCGCGCAAACCCTGCCGGAGCGCATCGCCGCGGCGATCGCGGCGGACATCGTCGAAGGCCGCCACGCCCCGGGCGAGCGCCTCGTCGAGGCCCGCCTCGTCAAAGCCTACGGCGTGAGCCACGGGCCGGTGCGTGACGCCCTGCGCGTGCTCCAGTCGAGCGGGCTCGTGCACATCCATCCCTATCGCGGCGCGCAGGTGACGACGCTGTCGGTGCGCGAAGTGCAGGAGATCTACCAGGTGCGCGCCGCTCTGGTGGGCCTGCGCGCACGCTGGCTCGCGGAGGACGCCGCACGCGGAGATGTCATCGAGGAGGCCGGGGCGCTCGTGGACAAGCTGGATGCGCTCGCGCGCAAAGACGCCGCGGGCGACGAATACGTCGGTGTCGCGCTCGCGCTGAACCGCATGCTGACCGACAACCTCTCCAACCGCTGGCTGCGCTCGACGCTGCAGGCGCTCACGCTGCAGACGAGCCGCTACACCCGGCTCGCCCTCGGCACGCCTGCGCGGCGGCGCGAATCGGCGCGGCTCTGGCGCACGCTGATCGACGCGATACGCACGGGCGATGCCGACGAAGCCCAGCGCATCGCATCCGTGATCTCGCTCGGCACGCGCGACGCGGCCATCGGCGAGCTCGAAAGCCGCGAAGCGCAGGCCGCGACGCCGGCATCCGTCAACTGAACCACGAGGATCTAGCAATGCTGCGTGTATCGATCATAGCCGCGCTCGCGCTCGCTTCAGGCGCGTTCGCCGCCGACAACTATCCCGCCAGGCCCGTGAGGATCATCGTGCCGTGGCCGGCCGCGGGCTCCATCGATGCCGCGGGCAGGGTCGCGTCGCAAAGCCTGTCGAAAGCGCTGGGCGGCAGCTTCGTCGTCGACAACCGCGCCGGCGCGGCGGGCACCATCGGCGCCGACCTGGTCGCCAAGTCCGCGCCCGACGGCTACACGCTGATGGTGCATTCGGCGACCCACGTCGCGAACGCCACGAGCTATCCGAAGCTGCCGTACCGGACGATCCAGGACTTCACGCCGATCGCGTTCATCTCGGCGCAGCCGGCGGTGCTCGTCGCGCACCCCTCGCTGCCGGTGAAGTCGGTGCGCGATTTCATCGCGCTCGCCAAATCGCGCCCGGGGCAGATCAATTACGCGTCGTCGGGCAACGGCAGCTCGCCGCACCTCGCGATGGCGCTCTTCACCTCGACCGCCAGGATCGATCTCGTGCACGTGCCCTATCGCGGCGGCCCGCCCGCTTTCACCTCGCTCCTGTCCGGGGAGACGCAGGCGTCGATCGCGACGCTGCCCAACGCGCTGCCGCACGTGAACGCGGGCCGCGTGCGCGCCCTCGGCGTGACCACGGCCAGGCGCGTTCAGGCCGCGCCGGCGATCCCGACCATCGCCGAGTCCGGATTGCCCGGCTACGAGATGAATCCGTGGATCTCGCTGTTCGGGCCCGCCGGCCTCGATCGCGCGCTCGTGCAGCGCATGAACGGCGTCATCAACCAGGCGCTCGCCGATCCCGAGGTCGCGCGCGGCATGGTGCGCCAGGGGCTCGAGCCGTGGTCGGGAACGCCCGAGCAGCTCGCAGCGCGCATGCAGACCGATCTGCAAAAATTCGCAAAACTGATCAAGGCGATCGGGCTGTCCACCGAATGATGTTGCACTGCGTGAATGCTGCAGTGCGGGATTGACCGATAGAACCAGACGCCGATAATGGCGGTCTCATTTTTTTGACGCAGGTGCCATTCGAGCCCCTGCGTCTGACCCCATTCGTGCGCGAGACCGACCGATGAGCGATTCTCCCTGGAACGCATACGGGCGCGTGCCTTCGCTGTCCGCCGGCAATGACAGCAAAGCGGCCAAGGACAACCCGGTCGCGGGCGTGGTCAACGAAGTGATACGCGGCCGCGAAAAGCTCGACCAGTACCTGAACAACGTGCTGCGCGAGTACTTCGAGATCCAATCCGGCGACGGCGGCTACCGCAGCATCATCGCCGACGCGCTCACGCCCTCGAATCGCCCCGAGACGATCGAGGAGCGCCTGAACCGGCTTGCGCAGGAATCCGAATCGCGGCGCCCGGCGCCGCGGCTGCGCAGACCCCGCTCGCGCTGAGCCCGCGCGGGCTGGCTGAGAAGCGGCCGAGTCCTTCGGCCACAACCATAACAACGGAGGAGACCTCATGACACGTGCGCTCACGACGTGCGCCTGCGCGGCGCTCGCGCTCGGCTTCGGTGCGGCCGCCCACGCCCAGAACTATCCCGCGAAGCCCGTGCGCATCATCGTGCCTTTCGCCGCGGGCGGGCCTGCGGACATCTTCGCGCGCTTCGAAGCGCAGCGTCTGCAGGACGCGCTGGGCGGCTCGTTCGTCGTCGACAATCGTCCTGGCGCCGGATCGATCATCGGCACCGAGATCGCGCAGAAATCGCCGCCCGACGGCTACACGCTGCTCATGATGTCGAACACTCACACGGTCAACGAGTCGCTGGTGCCGAAGAAGCCTTTCACG
This genomic window from Burkholderiales bacterium contains:
- a CDS encoding GntR family transcriptional regulator; protein product: MTPAAADAGAQTLPERIAAAIAADIVEGRHAPGERLVEARLVKAYGVSHGPVRDALRVLQSSGLVHIHPYRGAQVTTLSVREVQEIYQVRAALVGLRARWLAEDAARGDVIEEAGALVDKLDALARKDAAGDEYVGVALALNRMLTDNLSNRWLRSTLQALTLQTSRYTRLALGTPARRRESARLWRTLIDAIRTGDADEAQRIASVISLGTRDAAIGELESREAQAATPASVN
- a CDS encoding tripartite tricarboxylate transporter substrate binding protein: MKLRNLTIALAAIVVSGGAFAQSKGGAGDYPSRPVRFITPAAPGGTTDQLARLFSARMTEIWKQQVIVDNRASASGVLAAELTAQAAPDGYTLFLPYHQHTINAALLPKLPYHPINDFTPITQLTAAGLILVIHPSSPPKNFKEFLDWTRNYKGDLNFGSAGIGSGGHLAGELFKQMTGVKATHIPYKGTGPALTGLLGQEYQFNFMGLLAGSQMHRQGRLRALAVTTLKRSPGLPELPTVAESGIPGFEVAGWYGVFAPPKLPAPLVTKVHDTLVKILKEPEIQKIIFNQGAEGVGNSTEEFRKYLVADLDKWKKVVKASGAKAY
- a CDS encoding tripartite tricarboxylate transporter substrate binding protein, translating into MRLNPCCAALFAVCAVAPAFAAQSAAGDYPDRPIRIIVPLAPGGGSDYTARFIGTRLAERVGHPVVVDNRPGASGIVGTDLVAKASPDGYTLLLAYSTHAQSAQLFSHLPYDPIKDFAPVTIVINTPLTLQLNPSVPAKTVKEFIAYARQNEGKLNYGSSGPGSSPHLATELFDSMAGIRMTHIPYKGVGPYITAQLQNEIQFSFANMFTTMPHWKSGRLRLVATGGLKRLEAMPDLPTVAESGLPGFEALTWYGFVAPAKTPRAIVAKLQQEIRAITFLPDVKKQFVDQGNEPFGSTPEEFAKVMRADADKWGAIGKKLGVKLD
- a CDS encoding tripartite tricarboxylate transporter substrate binding protein; the protein is MLRVSIIAALALASGAFAADNYPARPVRIIVPWPAAGSIDAAGRVASQSLSKALGGSFVVDNRAGAAGTIGADLVAKSAPDGYTLMVHSATHVANATSYPKLPYRTIQDFTPIAFISAQPAVLVAHPSLPVKSVRDFIALAKSRPGQINYASSGNGSSPHLAMALFTSTARIDLVHVPYRGGPPAFTSLLSGETQASIATLPNALPHVNAGRVRALGVTTARRVQAAPAIPTIAESGLPGYEMNPWISLFGPAGLDRALVQRMNGVINQALADPEVARGMVRQGLEPWSGTPEQLAARMQTDLQKFAKLIKAIGLSTE
- a CDS encoding aspartate aminotransferase family protein codes for the protein MTKALYRHSLDAEFPMAVEGDGVYLVDAGGRRYLDGSGGAAVSCLGHSNERVRAAIHAQVDRLAFSHTRYFSNEPMEQLAEELVTGAPGGLTKAWFTCGGSESVEAALKLARQYYIEKGEPQRRHVIGRMQSYHGTTSGALSAGGNIGRRAVFEPLLLSATHHISPCYAYRGQRDGESAEQYGRRVADELEAKILELGPDSVAAFIAETVVGSTLGCVEPVPGYFKRIREICDRYGVLLILDEVMCGMGRTGTRYACEQEGVAPDFIALAKGLSAGYLPLGALLVADKVHRAIEAGSNVVMHGHTFTGHPMACAAALAVQQEVRERDLLSNVNRMGGMLKSALSEHFGNHRNVGDIRGRGLFLALELVQDRRSKEPFPASAQLSERIRVKAMEHGLICYPMGGVVDGKNGDNVMIAPPFVFEEKHAFELIDKLNRTFEEVL
- a CDS encoding TauD/TfdA family dioxygenase, which codes for MQVIPSGAALAAEVRGVDFSKPLSDEVKAGLRRAWADHLVLLFRDQAIDDDQLIGASGVFGPPHAAASRKYHLDVGKKIDDKHMISRHPSVSIISNLDDTGRPVRDNGGLGSFEVVWHTDNSYVEVPPAGSMLYALEIPPPGSGGDTSFSNQYLAYEELPSELKTAIEGRSQVHDSSRNSAGILRPGVKLPTKPEEVEGPVHPLVRVHPVTGKRALYLGRRRDWPSNYIVGMPNDESEALLDRLWAHATQEKYAWTHYWRVGDIVLWDNRCCMHYRTEIDLAHRRVMHRTTIKGEPLVGV
- a CDS encoding thermonuclease family protein; translated protein: MLFALAVSKAAGAAEIVGEVVSVADGDTLTVLDGSREKHRIRLSGIDAPEKRQAYGERSKQHLATLVFRKTVRVVWDKKDRYARILGRVFAAECEAACPYTIDVGLEQIRAGLAWHYRRYAKEQAPAQRERYADSERRARERRAGLWSDAHPVAPWDFRH
- a CDS encoding TauD/TfdA family dioxygenase is translated as MSATSTAAKPRTVSQVRVVPTGKPVGADIEGVDLANLSDAEFQQIFDAWMKYNVLRFRGQNLSKEDLQAFSARFGELDNAPINISGKPWIEGYPKIAVMSNILQDGQPVGSLGYGEAVWHTDMSYVEVTPSAAILYGLEVTREGGETGFLSMYDAYETLPEDLKKAIEGKVIKHDASHNSAGELRKGFKPVTDPREAPGALHPIVIKHPITGRKALYLGRRPRGYVLGLTLEESEALLDRLWAHATDESKSWWQKWSVGDLLMWDNRCVMHKRTAFDANERRFMLRTQVKGGKPAA
- a CDS encoding glycine cleavage T C-terminal barrel domain-containing protein codes for the protein MQTPFDMRAIQRGARLKRSPYFEATQAWGCRGYTVYNHMFLPIGYDDLEQEYWRLLRDVTVWDVSVERNVEIGGPDGFRFMSLLTPRDLSKCPVGRGRYVLLTDDDGGIVNDPVLLRIDENRFWLAAADSDILLWAKGVARNSGMDVEIRELDVAPMQIQGPKSRDLVQGLFGERVGTLGYYEFFEAQLDGIPLIVTRTGWTGELGYELYLLDVTRGVDLWNRIIDAGTSYGIAPTGPSDIRRIEAGIFNYGVDMTLATNPYELGLERLVQLDKAEDFIGRDALRRIAAEGVERKLVGVDIAGHRLDLNMTKWPVRAGNVPLGEVTSAVYSPRLAKNIGYAMLPMSHTAIGTQVTVDTGDGERLATVVPMPFIDPAKTIAKS